From one Ammospiza nelsoni isolate bAmmNel1 chromosome 14, bAmmNel1.pri, whole genome shotgun sequence genomic stretch:
- the SCG3 gene encoding secretogranin-3 isoform X1 encodes MFPGLAVALQVLALLASRGHGFPRPAGTDKAIHNRQLSVERPLEEQIAEAEADKNRKIAPTENKPEFRNYSFVDDLNLLKSVAERERNEKERESIRSSLYEQQVALDDADSTKNRRLVDDFDSTKSGLDYKFQDDPDGLHQLDGTPLTAEDIVQKIAARIYEENDRGVFDKIVSKLLNLGLITESQAYTLEDEVAEVLQQLIANEAKDREKESEDFDYPASRADSDTKEKQQERMTPSKSDQDSFINGEVDDTLDNTWSSSNVLERRNELPSEDNFEDLQYFPNFYALLKSLNSESETKEKETLITIMKTLIDFVKMMVKYGTITPEEGVSYLENLDTMIAEQTKKKLENPSTKTRTKLTADKSSEEADSTKEEAAKMEKEYEVSKDSTKNEGQNAAGSSEESRGKSEAYLEAIRKNIEWLKKHNKQGNKEDYDLSKLRDFIDQQADAYVDKGILDKEEADVIKRIYGSL; translated from the exons ATGTTCCCCGGGCTGGCCGTCGCGCTGCaggtgctggcgctgctggcGAGCCGCGGGCACGGCTTCCCCAGACCCGCGGGCACAG ATAAAGCTATACACAACAGACAATTAAGTGTAGAAAGACCTTTGGAAGAACAG ATTGCTGAAGCTGAGGCAGACAAGAATAGGAAAATAGCTCCCACAG aaaacaaGCCAGAGTTCAGGAATTATTCCTTTGTTGATGACCTGAACCTGCTCAAATCAGtagcagaaagagaaaggaatgaGAAGGAGAGGGAGTCAATTAGGAGCTCTTTGTATGAACAGCAAGTGGCCCTTGATGATGCAGACTCCACCAAGAACCGCAGGCTTGTGGATGACTTTGACTCCACTAAAAGCGGGCTGGATTATAAATTCCAAG ACGACCCAGATGGCCTCCATCAATTAGATGGCACTCCTTTAACTGCTGAAGACATTGTTCAAAAAATTGCTGCAAGAATTTATGAGGAAAATGACAGAGGAGTGTTTGACAAGATTGTTTCAAAGCTTCTAAATCTGGGGCTA aTCACAGAGAGTCAGGCCTATACCCTGGAAGATGAAGTGGCAGAGGTTTTACAACAGCTGATTGCAAATGAAGCAAAGGATCGTGAGAAGGAGTCTGAAGATTTTGATTACCCTGCTAGCAGAGCAGATAGTgatacaaaagaaaagcaacaggAAAGAATG ACACCAAGCAAATCTGATCAGGATAGTTTCATTAATGGAGAAGTTGATGATACACTGGATAACACGTGGTCATCATCTAATGTGTTGGAAAGAAGAAATGAGCTGCCTTCTGAAGATAATTTCGAAGACCTCcaatattttccaaatttttatgCATTATTAAAAAGTCTTAACTCAG AGTCAGagacaaaagagaaagagaCCTTGATAACTATCATGAAAACCCTGATTGATTTTGTGAAGATGATGGTTAAATATGGAACAATCACACCAGAAGAAGGAGTTTCCTATCTTG AAAACTTAGATACAATGATAGCTGAGCAGACAAAGAAGAAGCTTGAGAACCCTTCCACTAAAACCAGGACAAAACTAACAGCAG ACAAGAGCAGTGAAGAAGCAGACAGTACAAAGGAAGAAGCAGctaaaatggaaaaggaatatGAAGTTTCAAAAGATTCTACAAAAAATGAAGGACAAAATGCAGCGGGAAGCAGTGAAGAATCCAGAG GGAAATCTGAGGCATATTTGGAAGCAATCAGGAAGAACATAGAATGGCTGAAAAAACACAATAAACAAGGTAACAAAGAAG ACTATGATCTTTCAAAGCTGAGAGATTTCATTGATCAGCAAGCTGATGCTTATGTGGACAAGGGCATCCTGGACAAGGAGGAGGCTGATGTAATTAAACGCATCTATGGCAGCCTGTAA
- the SCG3 gene encoding secretogranin-3 isoform X3 has translation MFPGLAVALQVLALLASRGHGFPRPAGTENKPEFRNYSFVDDLNLLKSVAERERNEKERESIRSSLYEQQVALDDADSTKNRRLVDDFDSTKSGLDYKFQDDPDGLHQLDGTPLTAEDIVQKIAARIYEENDRGVFDKIVSKLLNLGLITESQAYTLEDEVAEVLQQLIANEAKDREKESEDFDYPASRADSDTKEKQQERMTPSKSDQDSFINGEVDDTLDNTWSSSNVLERRNELPSEDNFEDLQYFPNFYALLKSLNSESETKEKETLITIMKTLIDFVKMMVKYGTITPEEGVSYLENLDTMIAEQTKKKLENPSTKTRTKLTADKSSEEADSTKEEAAKMEKEYEVSKDSTKNEGQNAAGSSEESRGKSEAYLEAIRKNIEWLKKHNKQGNKEDYDLSKLRDFIDQQADAYVDKGILDKEEADVIKRIYGSL, from the exons ATGTTCCCCGGGCTGGCCGTCGCGCTGCaggtgctggcgctgctggcGAGCCGCGGGCACGGCTTCCCCAGACCCGCGGGCACAG aaaacaaGCCAGAGTTCAGGAATTATTCCTTTGTTGATGACCTGAACCTGCTCAAATCAGtagcagaaagagaaaggaatgaGAAGGAGAGGGAGTCAATTAGGAGCTCTTTGTATGAACAGCAAGTGGCCCTTGATGATGCAGACTCCACCAAGAACCGCAGGCTTGTGGATGACTTTGACTCCACTAAAAGCGGGCTGGATTATAAATTCCAAG ACGACCCAGATGGCCTCCATCAATTAGATGGCACTCCTTTAACTGCTGAAGACATTGTTCAAAAAATTGCTGCAAGAATTTATGAGGAAAATGACAGAGGAGTGTTTGACAAGATTGTTTCAAAGCTTCTAAATCTGGGGCTA aTCACAGAGAGTCAGGCCTATACCCTGGAAGATGAAGTGGCAGAGGTTTTACAACAGCTGATTGCAAATGAAGCAAAGGATCGTGAGAAGGAGTCTGAAGATTTTGATTACCCTGCTAGCAGAGCAGATAGTgatacaaaagaaaagcaacaggAAAGAATG ACACCAAGCAAATCTGATCAGGATAGTTTCATTAATGGAGAAGTTGATGATACACTGGATAACACGTGGTCATCATCTAATGTGTTGGAAAGAAGAAATGAGCTGCCTTCTGAAGATAATTTCGAAGACCTCcaatattttccaaatttttatgCATTATTAAAAAGTCTTAACTCAG AGTCAGagacaaaagagaaagagaCCTTGATAACTATCATGAAAACCCTGATTGATTTTGTGAAGATGATGGTTAAATATGGAACAATCACACCAGAAGAAGGAGTTTCCTATCTTG AAAACTTAGATACAATGATAGCTGAGCAGACAAAGAAGAAGCTTGAGAACCCTTCCACTAAAACCAGGACAAAACTAACAGCAG ACAAGAGCAGTGAAGAAGCAGACAGTACAAAGGAAGAAGCAGctaaaatggaaaaggaatatGAAGTTTCAAAAGATTCTACAAAAAATGAAGGACAAAATGCAGCGGGAAGCAGTGAAGAATCCAGAG GGAAATCTGAGGCATATTTGGAAGCAATCAGGAAGAACATAGAATGGCTGAAAAAACACAATAAACAAGGTAACAAAGAAG ACTATGATCTTTCAAAGCTGAGAGATTTCATTGATCAGCAAGCTGATGCTTATGTGGACAAGGGCATCCTGGACAAGGAGGAGGCTGATGTAATTAAACGCATCTATGGCAGCCTGTAA
- the SCG3 gene encoding secretogranin-3 isoform X2 has product MFPGLAVALQVLALLASRGHGFPRPAGTDKAIHNRQLSVERPLEEQIAEAEADKNRKIAPTENKPEFRNYSFVDDLNLLKSVAERERNEKERESIRSSLYEQQVALDDADSTKNRRLVDDFDSTKSGLDYKFQDDPDGLHQLDGTPLTAEDIVQKIAARIYEENDRGVFDKIVSKLLNLGLITESQAYTLEDEVAEVLQQLIANEAKDREKESEDFDYPASRADSDTKEKQQERMTPSKSDQDSFINGEVDDTLDNTWSSSNVLERRNELPSEDNFEDLQYFPNFYALLKSLNSESETKEKETLITIMKTLIDFVKMMVKYGTITPEEGVSYLENLDTMIAEQTKKKLENPSTKTRTKLTADKSSEEADSTKEEAAKMEKEYEVSKDSTKNEGQNAAGSSEESRGKSEAYLEAIRKNIEWLKKHNKQDYDLSKLRDFIDQQADAYVDKGILDKEEADVIKRIYGSL; this is encoded by the exons ATGTTCCCCGGGCTGGCCGTCGCGCTGCaggtgctggcgctgctggcGAGCCGCGGGCACGGCTTCCCCAGACCCGCGGGCACAG ATAAAGCTATACACAACAGACAATTAAGTGTAGAAAGACCTTTGGAAGAACAG ATTGCTGAAGCTGAGGCAGACAAGAATAGGAAAATAGCTCCCACAG aaaacaaGCCAGAGTTCAGGAATTATTCCTTTGTTGATGACCTGAACCTGCTCAAATCAGtagcagaaagagaaaggaatgaGAAGGAGAGGGAGTCAATTAGGAGCTCTTTGTATGAACAGCAAGTGGCCCTTGATGATGCAGACTCCACCAAGAACCGCAGGCTTGTGGATGACTTTGACTCCACTAAAAGCGGGCTGGATTATAAATTCCAAG ACGACCCAGATGGCCTCCATCAATTAGATGGCACTCCTTTAACTGCTGAAGACATTGTTCAAAAAATTGCTGCAAGAATTTATGAGGAAAATGACAGAGGAGTGTTTGACAAGATTGTTTCAAAGCTTCTAAATCTGGGGCTA aTCACAGAGAGTCAGGCCTATACCCTGGAAGATGAAGTGGCAGAGGTTTTACAACAGCTGATTGCAAATGAAGCAAAGGATCGTGAGAAGGAGTCTGAAGATTTTGATTACCCTGCTAGCAGAGCAGATAGTgatacaaaagaaaagcaacaggAAAGAATG ACACCAAGCAAATCTGATCAGGATAGTTTCATTAATGGAGAAGTTGATGATACACTGGATAACACGTGGTCATCATCTAATGTGTTGGAAAGAAGAAATGAGCTGCCTTCTGAAGATAATTTCGAAGACCTCcaatattttccaaatttttatgCATTATTAAAAAGTCTTAACTCAG AGTCAGagacaaaagagaaagagaCCTTGATAACTATCATGAAAACCCTGATTGATTTTGTGAAGATGATGGTTAAATATGGAACAATCACACCAGAAGAAGGAGTTTCCTATCTTG AAAACTTAGATACAATGATAGCTGAGCAGACAAAGAAGAAGCTTGAGAACCCTTCCACTAAAACCAGGACAAAACTAACAGCAG ACAAGAGCAGTGAAGAAGCAGACAGTACAAAGGAAGAAGCAGctaaaatggaaaaggaatatGAAGTTTCAAAAGATTCTACAAAAAATGAAGGACAAAATGCAGCGGGAAGCAGTGAAGAATCCAGAG GGAAATCTGAGGCATATTTGGAAGCAATCAGGAAGAACATAGAATGGCTGAAAAAACACAATAAACAAG ACTATGATCTTTCAAAGCTGAGAGATTTCATTGATCAGCAAGCTGATGCTTATGTGGACAAGGGCATCCTGGACAAGGAGGAGGCTGATGTAATTAAACGCATCTATGGCAGCCTGTAA